The following coding sequences are from one Candidatus Nanopelagicus hibericus window:
- a CDS encoding S26 family signal peptidase: MIGISRVVVSGNSMSPAYNDGDWLIVRKLSGVKHRLRIGGIYLLQDPARPGVKLLKRVKESRMEHSVIRYWVEGDNPNSSDSRDWGWIDGEQFLAKVILRYKKGN, encoded by the coding sequence ATGATTGGAATAAGTAGGGTAGTAGTTTCAGGAAACTCTATGTCACCTGCCTATAATGACGGGGATTGGTTAATTGTTCGCAAGCTAAGTGGTGTGAAACACAGATTGAGGATTGGTGGGATCTATTTACTCCAAGATCCTGCAAGGCCAGGGGTTAAGTTATTAAAGCGAGTTAAAGAAAGCAGAATGGAGCATAGTGTTATTAGGTACTGGGTTGAAGGCGATAACCCAAATAGTTCTGACTCCAGAGATTGGGGTTGGATTGATGGCGAACAATTCTTGGCAAAAGTTATTTTGCGATATAAAAAAGGGAATTAG
- the sodN gene encoding superoxide dismutase, Ni produces the protein MFNSLIKAIAPKETVFAHCDLPCGVYDPAQAKIEAQSVKACMEKYAASSDPDFKARAVAIKEERSELVKHHLWVLWTDYFKANHFETYPQLHSLFNEATKLAGAGGSKGTNDVAVASKLIGKIDEIAEIFWATKK, from the coding sequence ATGTTTAATTCTTTAATCAAAGCAATTGCACCAAAAGAAACAGTTTTTGCACATTGCGATCTACCATGTGGTGTTTATGATCCTGCACAAGCAAAAATTGAGGCTCAATCAGTAAAAGCTTGTATGGAAAAATATGCCGCAAGCAGTGACCCTGATTTCAAAGCACGCGCTGTTGCAATCAAGGAAGAACGTTCAGAGTTGGTCAAGCATCACTTATGGGTATTGTGGACTGACTACTTCAAAGCAAATCACTTTGAAACCTATCCTCAACTCCACTCACTATTTAACGAGGCAACAAAACTTGCTGGTGCAGGTGGAAGTAAAGGCACAAATGATGTGGCAGTGGCCAGCAAATTAATCGGTAAAATCGATGAAATAGCAGAAATTTTCTGGGCAACTAAAAAATAA
- a CDS encoding thioesterase family protein: protein MKPEQVIGVIGMSAMTIRPGDTSVAQGVNDLPVVGSNQILSLMESACSTAIIEFLDFGETTITTNLVVEILGAAGIGTEIHATARCLGLAENVLKFEVEVHQSARLIASALITRKFVERVSFMARVAAETMVAEKESTVKDKKIASSLKF, encoded by the coding sequence ATGAAGCCAGAACAAGTTATTGGTGTGATAGGTATGTCAGCCATGACTATTCGCCCTGGTGATACTTCAGTTGCACAAGGGGTTAACGATTTACCTGTTGTCGGTTCAAACCAAATACTTTCACTGATGGAGAGTGCCTGCAGCACTGCAATAATTGAATTTCTAGATTTTGGTGAAACAACGATAACTACCAATTTGGTGGTGGAAATCTTAGGTGCAGCTGGAATTGGTACAGAGATTCATGCAACCGCTAGATGCCTTGGGTTGGCTGAGAATGTTTTAAAATTCGAGGTTGAAGTTCACCAAAGTGCCAGGTTAATTGCATCAGCGTTGATAACGAGAAAGTTTGTAGAGCGTGTTTCATTCATGGCTAGAGTTGCAGCCGAAACGATGGTTGCAGAGAAGGAAAGTACTGTTAAGGACAAAAAAATCGCTAGTAGCTTAAAGTTCTAA
- a CDS encoding zf-HC2 domain-containing protein, giving the protein MNQQNNFISCDQVLPNIVLYIDHEILDNQQLNLVEIHFGECQGCRNQMEQENAAITLMRNLLCNALNEEAPQELNHRIHKQTEDLYNQMMQATETQPFTEITYTQTTYTEISADGATQIEITSEIRREFPQE; this is encoded by the coding sequence ATGAACCAGCAAAATAATTTTATCTCTTGTGATCAGGTGTTACCAAACATAGTGCTTTATATTGACCATGAGATTTTAGATAATCAGCAGTTGAATTTAGTTGAAATACATTTTGGAGAGTGTCAAGGATGTCGCAATCAAATGGAGCAAGAAAATGCAGCTATCACTTTAATGCGTAATCTTTTATGTAACGCTCTGAATGAAGAGGCACCACAAGAGCTAAACCATCGCATACATAAGCAGACTGAGGATCTCTACAATCAAATGATGCAAGCGACGGAAACTCAACCATTTACTGAAATTACCTATACCCAAACAACTTATACGGAGATTTCTGCTGATGGTGCGACACAAATAGAAATAACTAGCGAAATCCGCAGGGAGTTCCCGCAAGAGTAA
- a CDS encoding sigma-70 family RNA polymerase sigma factor: MSNEDLLPVVVDRNKESLAQRKARFEKDALVFTSQLYGAALRYTKNPHDAQDLVQDTYAKAFTSFHQFEPGTNLKAWLYRILTTTFINNYRKDQRRPQISAGEVEDWQIAAASSHTSDQGKSAEEEVLENIADKDIKDALAAMPEEFRIAVYLSDVEGFSYKEIAEITEVPTGTVMSRLHRGRKLLRTSLATYAKDRGYGKDKAGDKK, encoded by the coding sequence ATGAGTAACGAAGATTTATTACCAGTTGTAGTTGACCGAAATAAAGAGAGTTTGGCGCAGCGTAAAGCTAGATTTGAAAAAGATGCTTTGGTTTTTACTTCACAGCTTTATGGTGCTGCATTGAGGTATACAAAAAATCCACACGACGCACAGGATTTAGTTCAAGATACTTACGCAAAAGCATTTACTAGTTTTCACCAATTTGAACCCGGAACTAATTTAAAAGCTTGGCTATACAGAATTCTTACCACCACGTTTATTAATAATTATCGAAAAGATCAACGCCGACCACAAATATCTGCAGGAGAGGTGGAAGATTGGCAAATTGCTGCCGCCTCCTCACACACAAGTGATCAGGGTAAATCGGCTGAGGAAGAAGTCTTAGAAAATATTGCGGACAAAGATATTAAAGATGCCCTGGCTGCTATGCCAGAGGAGTTTCGAATTGCAGTTTATCTCTCAGATGTTGAGGGGTTTTCATATAAAGAGATTGCAGAAATAACAGAGGTTCCAACTGGAACGGTGATGTCAAGGTTACATAGAGGCAGAAAATTACTGCGAACCTCTCTGGCTACATATGCCAAGGATCGCGGGTATGGAAAAGATAAAGCAGGTGATAAGAAATGA
- the aroA gene encoding 3-phosphoshikimate 1-carboxyvinyltransferase, producing the protein MTNWPAPFRNGLSPASKPIDARLSIPGSKSATNRALILAALANSPSRIRKPLSSRDTDLMVKGLRSLGCKIDEVKTDGGFDYQITPQKLVGPAQIEVGNAGTVMRFLPPLASLASGLIHFDGDERSHERPIAPVIDALEQLGVSIEHGNKYRLPITINGAGKVKGGEVKIDASASSQFVSALLLLAPATEIGITIKNIGPNLPSLPHIQMTIQMLQAFGAQVELSKNQWVVKPVIFSGQDLTIEPDLSNAAPFMAAAMICGGSVLINDWPKSTTQPGDQLREIFAKMGARIELTSSGLKVSGNGEINGIDIDLHDVGELTPAIAALSSLAKSPSTLRGIGHLRLHETDRLSALANEINNLGGAVTEGPGELLINPRKMLASQIFKSYEDHRMATAGAIIGLAVDGVTVENIETTRKTLPDFPGMWQMMLKGA; encoded by the coding sequence ATGACAAATTGGCCCGCACCTTTTCGAAATGGGCTCTCTCCTGCAAGTAAGCCAATTGATGCTCGATTAAGTATTCCTGGCTCAAAATCTGCAACTAACCGTGCATTGATTTTAGCAGCGCTTGCTAATTCGCCATCAAGAATTAGAAAGCCTCTCTCCTCTCGTGATACCGACTTAATGGTGAAGGGATTAAGAAGTTTAGGCTGCAAAATTGATGAAGTTAAGACAGATGGAGGATTTGATTATCAAATCACACCACAAAAGTTAGTAGGACCTGCTCAAATTGAAGTTGGTAATGCCGGAACTGTAATGCGCTTCTTGCCTCCGCTTGCATCCCTTGCTTCAGGATTAATTCATTTTGATGGTGACGAGCGATCACACGAGCGACCAATTGCCCCAGTTATAGATGCTTTGGAGCAGCTTGGTGTTTCCATAGAACACGGAAATAAATATCGATTACCAATAACTATCAACGGCGCTGGGAAAGTTAAAGGTGGTGAAGTCAAGATAGATGCAAGTGCTTCTAGTCAGTTTGTTTCAGCACTGCTTTTACTTGCCCCAGCAACTGAGATCGGCATTACTATAAAAAATATCGGACCCAATTTACCCTCACTGCCACACATTCAAATGACAATTCAAATGCTTCAAGCGTTTGGTGCACAGGTAGAGTTGAGCAAAAATCAGTGGGTAGTAAAGCCAGTTATCTTCTCAGGTCAAGATTTAACAATTGAACCTGATCTATCTAACGCCGCACCATTCATGGCTGCCGCCATGATTTGCGGTGGCAGCGTTTTGATTAATGATTGGCCAAAATCAACCACCCAACCTGGAGATCAGTTACGTGAAATTTTTGCAAAAATGGGGGCGAGAATTGAACTTACATCAAGTGGTTTGAAGGTTTCTGGTAATGGTGAAATTAATGGCATAGATATTGATTTACATGATGTTGGTGAATTAACACCCGCAATTGCAGCCCTGTCATCTTTAGCTAAGTCGCCTTCAACTTTAAGAGGTATTGGACACCTACGCTTACATGAGACTGATCGACTCTCTGCGTTAGCTAATGAAATAAATAATCTTGGTGGAGCTGTTACTGAAGGCCCCGGTGAATTATTAATTAATCCAAGAAAAATGCTTGCCTCCCAAATCTTTAAAAGCTATGAGGATCATCGAATGGCAACTGCTGGGGCGATTATTGGTTTAGCCGTGGATGGAGTTACGGTTGAAAATATTGAAACCACGAGAAAAACCCTCCCAGATTTTCCAGGAATGTGGCAGATGATGCTCAAAGGGGCTTAA